TCTAAGGAGTAGGTAATGCCTCTCATTCGAGTGGCTGCGACTACAGCGCTTTCTTGTTCTTCAAACATGCAATCCCCCTTCTCGGCTATTACAATTATTATAATGAATAACCGCTTTCATAACCATGACCACTTATGTTTTCTTTAACGCTTTCATTGACTCAAAGTGTGGTATTTTTACCATATCTCTCTATATAGTCATTATTTAACGATATTCTAAATTTCTTAAATGTAAGTTGTGACCGATTTCATTTAGAAAAAACACCCATTTATAAGTGTTTTTTCAATAAATTGTTAAATTAGCAACTTTAAGGTAAAAAATAAAAAACCAAAATCGACTTTTTTCAGTCAATTTTGGTTTTCATATTAAAGTAATTTCTCTTTTAGAATAGCTACTTTATCTGTACGTTCCCAAGTAAAATCTTGATCGTCGCGGCCGAAGTGACCGTAACTAGCTGTTTTACGGAAGATTGGACGTTTCAAATCAAGCATTTCAATGATGCCATCTGGTGTCAATGTAAAGAGTTCTCTCACAACTTCGATAATGCGTTCTTCAGACACTTTTGCAGTTCCAAACGTATCAACCGAAATTGAAACAGGTTCTGCAACACCAATCGCATATGCTAATTGAATTTCGCATTTATCAGCAATTTCAGCTGCTACAATATTTTTAGCGATATAACGCGCTGCATAACTTGCTGAACGGTCTACTTTCGTAGCATCCTTACCTGAAAATGCTCCACCACCGTGACGCGCATAACCACCATAGGTATCAACGATAATCTTACGACCTGTTAAACCAGAGTCGCCTTTCGGTCCTCCTGTTACAAAACGACCTGTTGGATTGATATAATATTTTGTTTGTTCATCAAGTAAATCAGAAGAAATCACTTCTTTAACAACATGTCTCATAATATCTTCTTGAAGGGTTTCATAGGTTACAAACTCATCATGTTGTGTACTTAAGACAACAGTATCAACTCGAACAGCTTTACCATTATCATCATATTCAACCGTTACCTGCGCCTTACCATCTGGGCGTAAATAATCTAATGTCCCATCTTTACGAACCTTAGCAAGTTGATTTGTTAAGCGATGACTTAAACTAATTGGCAATGGCATTAACTCTTCTGTTTCGTTAATAGCAAAACCAAACATAAGCCCTTGGTCCCCTGCTCCTGTTGATTCACTAGATTCATCATCACGTGTCTCTAGAGAATGATCAACCCCTAATGCAATATCATCAGATTGTTCATCTAAAGAAACCATTACAGCTAAGTTTTCTGCATCAAAGCCATATTTACCACGTGTATAACCGATTTCTGTTACTGTATCACGAACAACTTGTTGAATGTTAACATAAGCAGATGTTGTAATTTCACCAAACACCATTACTAAACCAGTTGTGACGATTGTTTCACATGCCACACGTGCGTTAGGATCTTGCTTTAACAATTCATCTAAAATTGCATCACTAATTTGATCTGCAATCTTATCTGGATGTCCTTCCGTTACAGATTCCGATGTAAATAATTTTTTTTCTACCATTTTCATTTCCCCCATTTTCTTTGGTTACAAGGCAAATCCATTCATTGGATCCTATCGGGATATTGCTTTCAGCCTTAAAAGAGCAACAGCTAAACTATACGCTTTTATAGGTTAAAATGCAAGTAAATATTTGGTTAGAAGTAAGTCTTTCTTGACATCATGTTGTACTTTTTCTATGATTAAGGAGTATATGCCTTCAAAACAGAGGAGGAACAAAATGAACAGTCTCAAAACAAATCTATTAAACTATCTCAACAATACATTTCTAGCATGGCTCTTACTGCCATTCGCTTCTATTGGGATTGGATCTATTCTAGGGGCAAAAGCAAATTCCTTTCAGCTTTACCCATTTTTCTTACTTTATTCTTTTTTACTAGCCATTGGGTTACAAGAAAAGTATCTTATTAAAAAACAACAAGGGAAAATGATTAACCCTTCCTTATTAAGACATCTTTTAGGTGTAATAAGCGTTGTTATACTGCTTTTAATCCTAGTTTCAGTAAATTGGTTAGCAGTGTCTCTACTATTGCTCTATAGCCTATTT
This genomic interval from Jeotgalibaca arthritidis contains the following:
- the metK gene encoding methionine adenosyltransferase, which encodes MVEKKLFTSESVTEGHPDKIADQISDAILDELLKQDPNARVACETIVTTGLVMVFGEITTSAYVNIQQVVRDTVTEIGYTRGKYGFDAENLAVMVSLDEQSDDIALGVDHSLETRDDESSESTGAGDQGLMFGFAINETEELMPLPISLSHRLTNQLAKVRKDGTLDYLRPDGKAQVTVEYDDNGKAVRVDTVVLSTQHDEFVTYETLQEDIMRHVVKEVISSDLLDEQTKYYINPTGRFVTGGPKGDSGLTGRKIIVDTYGGYARHGGGAFSGKDATKVDRSASYAARYIAKNIVAAEIADKCEIQLAYAIGVAEPVSISVDTFGTAKVSEERIIEVVRELFTLTPDGIIEMLDLKRPIFRKTASYGHFGRDDQDFTWERTDKVAILKEKLL